A portion of the Kazachstania africana CBS 2517 chromosome 2, complete genome genome contains these proteins:
- the CWC15 gene encoding U2-type spliceosomal complex subunit CWC15 (similar to Saccharomyces cerevisiae CWC15 (YDR163W); ancestral locus Anc_8.345), with amino-acid sequence MTTSHRPQLEARSGAKSAGYTPTSIEHARLLPGHTTLKYRTSEKRNDGNKQHHVDVGTNENMRAEEITDLSAEEGEYNDAESSDQDSDDDQEALRRELDQIRKRKSKQSKVKATAEVSETLTSSVTSQRTGWRSKVLPTKKNVNKKVSNNNTKGKSYINDLSRSDYHKDFLNKFVK; translated from the coding sequence ATGACAACGTCACATAGACCCCAGTTAGAAGCGAGAAGTGGTGCTAAAAGTGCTGGTTATACGCCAACATCGATCGAGCATGCAAGATTGTTACCAGGACATACTACTTTGAAGTACAGAACATCGGAAAAGAGAAACGATGGAAATAAGCAGCACCATGTCGACGTAGGAACGAATGAAAATATGAGAGCTGAAGAAATAACAGACCTTTCTGCCGAGGAAGGAGAGTATAATGATGCTGAAAGCTCCGATCAAGATTCTGATGACGACCAAGAGGCACTTCGAAGGGAACTTGATCAAataaggaaaagaaaatccaaaCAAAGCAAAGTTAAGGCAACAGCAGAAGTATCTGAGACATTGACTTCCTCTGTTACGTCCCAGAGAACGGGATGGCGTTCGAAAGTATTACCTACTAAGAAAAATGTTAATAAGAAAGTATCCAACAATAATACCAAGGGCAAATCTTACATAAACGATCTCTCCAGAAGTGATTATCACAAGGactttttgaataaatttgttaaaTAA
- the NBP2 gene encoding adaptor protein NBP2 (similar to Saccharomyces cerevisiae NBP2 (YDR162C); ancestral locus Anc_8.344) has protein sequence MVQLTQKQKPETINKSVVQESGKTLNIKEVPAGTNTLEDIKENVADDLSDISYISIKDFAYDDAHPLHYGYFNDGEDDEDEEEDTYLEPNETSNDNIDRRQSIILPNEYVINQRAIALYDFEPENDNELGLHEGDIVFISYRHGQGWLVAENQPRTKTGLVPEEFVSFLDNDEEDKEAHDMARPFYLTHFISQGLQNSKDISQGNDSNDEIKSKNRNTNDNPNDDDEWEDIDELGTELGHKLNISVQEE, from the coding sequence ATGGTACAACTTACACAGAAACAAAAACCCGAAACAATCAATAAGTCTGTAGTACAAGAAAGTGGGAAAACATTAAATATCAAAGAGGTACCCGCTGGTACAAATACACTCGAAgatataaaagaaaatgttgCAGATGATTTATCAGACATTAGTTATATATCTATCAAGGACTTTGCTTATGATGACGCACATCCCTTACATTATGGTTATTTTAATGATGGAGAagacgatgaagatgaggaGGAAGACACATATCTCGAACCCAATGAAACAAGTAATGATAATATAGATAGGAGACAGAGTATCATACTGCCAAATGAGTATGTTATTAATCAACGAGCCATTGCTTTATACGATTTTGAGccagaaaatgataacGAACTTGGGTTGCATGAAGGCGATATTGTTTTCATCAGTTATAGGCATGGTCAAGGTTGGTTAGTAGCGGAAAACCAGCCGAGAACCAAAACAGGGTTAGTTCCTGAAGAATTTGTGTCGTTTCTTGACAACGATGAAGAGGATAAAGAGGCACATGATATGGCAAGACCATTTTATTTAACACATTTTATATCACAGGgtcttcaaaattcaaaggaTATAAGCCAAGGAAATGACTCTAATGATGAGATCAAAAgtaaaaatagaaatacTAATGATAATCCtaatgatgacgatgaatGGGAAGATATAGATGAACTAGGAACAGAGCTGGGGCATAAATTGAACATCTCTGTACAGGAGGAATAA
- the SEC1 gene encoding Sec1p (similar to Saccharomyces cerevisiae SEC1 (YDR164C); ancestral locus Anc_8.351) — translation MSNLIELQKKYILDLLDAVETTHNIKFLVIDAFTDALFEYIFESRNELLSHVTSVDKIDARSRKGQPSVDVIYLLQPTKFNINCIEADFSNRPSKYKRAHIRFLPGMEQHILQFFHSKHYIKQYLASISEAKIAFLPRESKFFQTLDIDKPLQIFFNKNCNDLIEKNIKRTIQSLLNICIVTGEYPIIRYSEASEEEKLLTPSSRLAEKLAKEFQMVLDSYVRDNEDFPPPSKRPRSIMIITDRLLDPLSPILHDFSYQAMAYDISNRINPRSDIYTYNAENELGEIEEKTSRLCGIQDPDWIDLRHQHIVDANEFLQGRIKELIAKNPLLVDRSNVKTANDLVKVVVHLKDFDEERRRIILHKTLIDECLEANHSRKLATLAEVEQNLAGFGLDIDGEKVKHITESLLHILTLKECEITDKIRAILIYALYRGGLIESDFIKLLAFIGINQDDDYFTHFMTLFKNYHHLGFKLVKEKSKSKPFKKGWYHDSIVKDSSIYTTSRFIPSVANIVSKLIANPLLISEDDFPYVKDKPIELLDEEEREAAGVSANAFSSASLRSSRHKASWRKNTSNLQDNIERQRLFYYVLGGITYSEIRVAYEQSNLKNKDVFIGSDGITTPLSYITSIEFIDKPRELLNLKDDQRQKERAPEFLTESLAPVATPVSHVHVRSHNEPLKPKIIEPVVQQPEKEKKFKKFKKFLRTSKDK, via the exons ATGTCCAATTTGATAGAACTTCAAAAGAAGT ATATATTGGATCTACTTGACGCTGTGGAAACAACACATAATATCAAGTTTTTAGTGATCGATGCTTTCACAGATGCTCTATTTGAGTACATATTCGAATCTAGGAATGAACTGCTGAGTCATGTTACTTCAGTAGACAAAATTGATGCGAGATCCAGAAAGGGGCAACCCTCTGTGGATGTAATATACCTTTTGCAAccaacaaaatttaatattaattGTATCGAAGCTGATTTTTCTAATAGACCTTCAAAGTATAAACGAGCGCATATCAGGTTCCTGCCTGGTATGGAACAGCATATATTGCAGTTTTTTCATTCTAAGCATTACATAAAACAATACTTAGCTAGTATTTCAGAGGCCAAAATCGCATTTTTACCAAGAGAATcaaaattctttcaaactTTGGATATTGATAAACCTCTACagatctttttcaataagaaTTGTAATGATctgattgaaaaaaacatCAAAAGAACAATTCAATCTCTTCTGAATATATGTATCGTTACCGGTGAATATCCGATTATTAGATATTCCGAAGcatcagaagaagagaaactCTTAACACCATCGTCCAGATTGGCAGAAAAATTGGCAAAAGAGTTTCAGATGGTTCTAGACTCGTATGTTCGTGATAACGAAGATTTTCCTCCACCTTCAAAGAGACCTAGatcaataatgataatcACAGATAGACTCTTAGACCCATTAAGCCCGATATTACATGATTTTTCATATCAAGCAATGGCTTATGACATTTCTAATCGTATTAATCCCAGAAGTGATATCTATACTTACAATGCAGAGAATGAATTGGGAGAAATAGAGGAAAAAACCTCCAGATTATGTGGCATACAGGACCCTGACTGGATAGATCTTAGACACCAACATATTGTAGACGCTAATGAGTTTTTACAAGGCAGgataaaagaattgattGCGAAGAACCCTTTACTGGTTGATAGATCCAATGTCAAAACAGCGAATGATTTAGTTAAAGTTGTTGTCCATTTAAAGGATTTCGATGAGgagagaagaagaataattCTTCACAAGACTCTTATTGACGAATGTTTAGAAGCTAATCATTCTAGGAAGCTGGCTACACTCGCAGAAGTGGAACAAAATTTGGCAGGGTTTGGTCTAGATATTGATGGTGAAAAGGTTAAACATATAACAGAATCATTGTTGCATATATTGACTCTTAAAGAGTGTGAAATTACCGATAAGATTCGTGCCATATTGATCTATGCATTATACAGGGGTGGGCTTATCGAATCAGATTTTATCAAGCTATTGGCATTTATTGGCATTAATCAAGATGACGATTACTTTACTCATTTCATGACATTATTTAAGAATTATCACCACCTTGGATTCAAACTAGTCAAGGAGAAATCAAAAAGTAAGCCTTTTAAAAAGGGCTGGTATCATGATTCAATCGTTAAGGACAGTAGTATTTACACAACGTCAAGATTTATTCCATCCGTGGCAAATATTGTATCAAAGTTAATCGCCAATCCATTATTAATCAGCGAAGATGATTTTCCTTACGTCAAGGACAAACCAATCGAACTTttggatgaagaagaaaggGAAGCCGCTGGTGTATCAGCAAATGCCTTTTCTTCGGCATCTCTCAGAAGTTCTCGTCACAAAGCTTCTTGGAGGAAGAACACAAGTAATTTACAAGATAATATTGAGAGGCAGAGACTCTTTTACTATGTTCTCGGAGGAATAACTTATTCAGAAATCAGAGTGGCATATGAACAATCCAATCTAAAAAACAAGGATGTTTTTATTGGAAGTGATGGTATTACAACACCTCTCTCTTACATTACCAGCATAGAATTTATAGACAAACCTCGAGAGTTActaaatttaaaagatgATCAGAGACAAAAGGAGAGAGCGCCAGAATTTTTAACGGAAAGTCTAGCACCAGTTGCAACACCGGTATCTCACGTGCATGTTCGTAGTCATAACGAACCACTAAAGCCTAAAATCATAGAGCCAGTTGTTCAACAAccagaaaaggaaaaaaaattcaagaagttcaaaaaattcttaaGAACTTCAAAGGATAAATGA